The following nucleotide sequence is from Nitrospira sp..
GGCGGCAGGACCATAACGGCTTCAGCCATCAAGATCCCGGCTTCATCGACCATGTGGTGAACAAGAAGGCCGAGGTGATCCGCGTCTATCTGCCGCCCGATGCGAACACGTTGCTCTATGTGACGGACCATTGCCTGCGCAGCCGACATTGCGTGAATGTGGTGGTGGCGGGGAAACAGCCTGCGCCCCAATGGCTCAACATGGAGGCGGCGATCACACATTGCACGGCCGGCATCGGCATCTGGGAATGGGCCAGCAACGACCGTGGCAGCGATCCAGACGTGGTGATGGCCTGTTGCGGCGACGTGCCGACCATGGAGACCCTGGCGGCGGTGGAGATTCTGCGCGACGCCTTGCCGAATCTCAAGGTGCGCGTCGTGAACATCGTCGACCTGATGAAGCTCCAGCCGACCAGCGAACATCCGCACGGCCTCTCCGACAAGGATTTCGACGCGCTGTTCACGACGGACAAACCCATCATTTTCGCCTTCCACGGCTATCCCTGGCTGATCCATCGCCTGACCTATCGGCGCACCAACCACCATAACCTGCATGTGCGGGGCTACAAGGAAGAGGGGACGACCACGACGCCGTTCGACATGGTGGTGTTGAACGATTTGGACCGGTTCCACCTCGTGGCCGATGTCGTGGATCGGGTGCCGCAGCTCGGCGCGCGCGCTGCCTACGTCAAGCAGGACATGCGTGACAAGCGGACGCAGCACAAGCAATACATCGCGGAGCACGGCACGGACATGCCGGAGATCAAGAACTGGAAGTGGAGCGGGAGGCGGTAGGCCGTGGCTGCGCATGCGATGGTGGTGCTCTTCGACGTGGACAACACCCTCGTCGACAACGACCGTGTCACCGCCGACTTGAAAGCCCATCTCGACCAGGAAGTCGGTCCTGCGCGAGGAGAGCAATACTGGCGGATCTTCGAACGATTACGCGGGGAGCTGGGCTATGCCGATTATCTCGGCGCGCTGCAACATTACCGGGTGGAGTATCCGCGCGATCCGCATCTGTTGGCCGTCTCGCGGTTCCTCGTGAACTATCCCTTTGCCGACCGGCTTTTTCCGAGGGCCCTCGACGTGGTGCGGCATGCCAAGGGGTGGGGGCGTCCGGTAATCCTTTCCGACGGCGACGCCGTGTTTCAGCCGCGCAAGATCGACCAGTCGGGCCTGGCGGACGCCGTTCAGGACGACGTGCTGGTCTACATCCATAAGGAGCGGGAACTCGACGATGTGGAGCGGCGTTATCCGGCCCACCACTACGTGTTGATCGACGACAAGCTGCGGATCCTCACAGCGGTGAAGAGGTATTGGCAAGGGCGGGTCACGACCATCTTCCCGCGGCAAGGCCACTATGCGACGGAGGCGGAGGCGCTGCACGAATTTCCCGCCGCCGACCTCACGGTCGATCACGTGAGGGACCTGCTGAACTACAATCGCGAGCAGGTGCTGGGGTTCGCCGCAAGCTCGCCGATTGACAACCTCAGGGCAGAGTCGTAGCCTAACGCCATGTCGGATGACCGATCCCATACCCTCGGGCGCCGCCAACTCCTGAAGACCCTCGGAGTGGCGGGTTCGCTGTTGGCTTTGGGCGGCGTGGGGCGTTGGGCGGAATCCCTGGCCGGGGAGGCGTTCGCGTCGAGTCCCGCCTCAGGCGACATTCCGAAGCGACCGCTCGGCAAGACAGGGGTCCAGGTGTCGGCGCTCTGTTTCGGCGGCGCCCATTGGGGGCGGCTCAAGGACGAATCCGAGGCCTTCCGCCTCATCCACGAGGCCATCGACGCGGGCGTAAACTTCATGGACAACGCCTGGGAGTACCATGGCGGCCGTTCCGAAGAACTCATGGGTAAGGCCTTGCAGGGGCGGCGTCATCAGGTGGTACTGATGACCAAGGTCTGCTCGCACGGCCGCGACAAGCACGTGGCCATGCAGCAGTTGGAGGACTCGCTCCGTCGCCTGAAGACCGACTACCTGGACCTCTGGCAGATTCACGAAGTCGTCTACGAAGACGATCCGGACCGGCACTTCGCGCCGAACGGGGCGACTGAAGCCCTGCTCGAAGCCAAGCAGCAGGGCAAGGTGCGGTTCATCGGGTTCACCGGCCACAAACATCCGCAGATCCATTTGAAGATGTTGGCGCATGATTTCCCGTTCGACACCTGCCAGATGCCGCTGAACGTGTTCGACGGCACCTATCGCAGTTTCGAACACGAGGTGCTACCCTTGCTGAACCAGCGCGGCATCGCCGCACTCGGCATGAAGAGCCTGACCGGCAACGCGGAGCCCATCAAACAAGGCATCGTCACCCCGCAGGAAGCCATCCGCTACGTGTTGAGTCTCCCGATCGCCTCCCTCGTGAGCGGCATCGATTCCCCGGATGTCCTCAAGCAAAACCTCGACATCGCCCGCCGCTTTACACCGATGACGGTGGCGGAGATGGAGGGGTTGCGTCAGAAGGTCGCGCGGTACGCGCACGACGGCCGGTACGAGCTCTTCAAATCCACCAACCGCTACGACGGCGGCATTGGCCGCGCCCAGCACGGCATCTCCTAATTTTGGTTATCGACCCTTCGCGGCGCGGTTTCCTCCGCCAAGCGATCGTTGGTCGCCGTATCGTTGCGGGCTCACGGAGTGGTTCGGGGACGGGATCGACGGCGCGCTTTGAATGTTCGGTGGGCTGGGACGCCAGAAGTGGTTGGGGTGCAGTTGGGGTTGCGGCAGCTTCGGCATCACGACCACGTCACCGACTTTCGCCGGTTGGCCTTGGGTGTTGAGCAGCGGCGGGGGACTGGTCGGCCCTGGGATGGTCTGTCGAGCGGGCGGGAGGTGGCGGTGCGGAGAAAGGCGTTGCGGCTGGAGCAGCAGGCCGTTGATCCCCGGAACGCCGAACCACGGATAGGAGTAGAAGCCCAGGGTGGGATAGGTCCAACTCGTCCAGGCCTGTGACCCGAGCGCGGCAGCTTGCTGATCCCCGGACATGGCCTGTTCGCGGGCTGGTTCCATTTCGTCTTCAGGTGTCGGCCGCGCGGCAGCGGCACGCTTGTCGGGATCGCCCCTGTGGTCCTTGCCGTCGGCAGTCGGGGCGACGATGTTTGCTGGGTGAACGGGCTCTTGGGTGGCCTCGAGCGGTTCATCGAACTCATGCATGGTGAGCTGGTTCCGATAACGCGCGGGAATCGAATGCAGTTGGTTCGTGAAGACTTGGACACCGGATTCGTCGATGTAGGTGTAAATGGTCGCGGAGGCGGAGGGCGGCGTGAGGGGGGCGGCGGAGAGCCAGAAGAGGAGTGCTGCCGGTGTGACGGACCTGCGGGAGAGCAGCATGGGAACCCCCGGCTTGTAATGATTTCAGGATAACACAGGGAGGGATGGGGATTCTGCAAGGTGGGAGCTGGATAAGTTGGCCCCTTTTTCTCTCGCTCGTGTCACTTGCTACGACTTCCCAGGAACGTGACGACATGACCTCGTAAGGCTGCTGCGAAGCGGTGAAAGGTTAGGTCTTCGGCTGGCTGTGTGAGTTTGGTTTTTCTTGAGTTGGTCGCCATCAAAAGCAGGAGGCAGAATAGAGCCGCTCTAATATTAAGCGGCGGCAGAGCAGTTCGTAACGTTTGCTATATGACACTCCTCGATACCGGCGAATTGCCGTTGGTACCTTGGTATACGTCTCGCCTCGGAATTCAGGATCCACCTGAAAGTACGGTTCCTTGTTGACGACGGGTGTTTTCACATTGTCGCGATCTTCCAACAAAAATAGATAACCTAGAAAGGAGGAGGGGCTTGCCCAAAGCGACCTTCTCGGAATGCCGTCCAGATGTCTTTTGCGCTGCCAACGGCTTCCTCTGCCCGATTGTTTACATTGTTGCCGATCGATTTCCCGGCTTGGGATTTGAACTCCATGGCCAAAACTAATGCGCCGTTTGAAACGACAATGAGATCCCATTTCTTTGTGGCTCTGAAATACCCCGGCAGCTCGAGCGCAGTTCTTGTGCGGACATCGACTTTTTTCAGCCCGGCATCGCATAAGATGTCTGAAACTAAAACCTCCAAGGCACCCATCTGGGTACCACCTGTGACTTCCCCCCGTGTACCGGCGTCGATTTTTCCCGATTTAACCTGTTTTTCTTTATTGTGCCTCCGAGCATCCCAGTAGCTTTGGACAGCGGCTTGTAATTTCTTATCAATGTCCAAGCGCGGCCTCCATCTTGAGCGGGCTGATCCCATAGATCTCGCAAGCCATCAGGGTCGCTCGCTCTCTATCTCGATGACAAAAGGCCTCTCTTAATTCATCGACCTGGGCCTTTGACAAGGTCTTTGGATCAGGGACTCGAATTCGGCGCAGATACTGCGCCTGGAAGCGCAAGTAGCCGCCTCGCATGCGGACTCCGTATGATTCGACAAAAAACTGGACGACCTTTGATAACAGTAGGCCTCCAAGGACCTCCAAGTCCCACTCCTCCGACTCGATGAAGTACAAATTGTGGTGAGGGTATGTTTCCCCTTGATCCAAGACAGGTTCTAGCCGGTTCTTGATATCCGGAATAAAGAGTTTGTGCTTTTGAGTCAGAGAGGGATGGACACGGTCGATCGTCTTATACCAGCCGGTGGGATTCTTCTCCGCCGTGTGACGGCGTTTCAACTCTGTCGCGTGTCGCTCGTAGTAGGCGCGAAGCTTGGGATAGTCGATCAGATCGACAAGGCCATTCTCGCCCCAAGGGTTCACGAGATAGTGTCCAGACCAGCGTAGACGGCCTCCGGCCAAATCTTTCGCAACTGCGAGTTTCAGCAACCGGGAGGACTCTACAAGCGAATCATTGGTCGTAATGTAGACATGGTCGTTTCCGGTGGCAACCCCGATCCCAACTTTGGTACTCATTTCGAGAGCAGGAAATCGCTCTTCCATTTGTCGTAACAGTGCCAATTGCTCTGGGGAATGGCAGGGCCAAGGGACCGAGCCCTTGAACCATGTGTGTACCACGGCTCTGTGAATGCTACTGGGGAGCGGGAAGCTACCTTCTCCCTGCAGTGCGGTCGCCAACTGACAGGGCTGTATGGTTTCAGCCTCCTGCCCAGCGCTGGCAACAATGGTCGAGCGTTGAGTCGTGCGCCGAATCACCGTAATGGCAGGATAGGCATCCACCTCGTCATCAAAGGCGTTGGCATTGTGCATGCTCACAAGCAGGTCGATGCTGTATGCCGAGCTGATCAGTTTCCTCAGTTCAGCAC
It contains:
- a CDS encoding HAD family hydrolase; amino-acid sequence: MVVLFDVDNTLVDNDRVTADLKAHLDQEVGPARGEQYWRIFERLRGELGYADYLGALQHYRVEYPRDPHLLAVSRFLVNYPFADRLFPRALDVVRHAKGWGRPVILSDGDAVFQPRKIDQSGLADAVQDDVLVYIHKERELDDVERRYPAHHYVLIDDKLRILTAVKRYWQGRVTTIFPRQGHYATEAEALHEFPAADLTVDHVRDLLNYNREQVLGFAASSPIDNLRAES
- a CDS encoding aldo/keto reductase; its protein translation is MSDDRSHTLGRRQLLKTLGVAGSLLALGGVGRWAESLAGEAFASSPASGDIPKRPLGKTGVQVSALCFGGAHWGRLKDESEAFRLIHEAIDAGVNFMDNAWEYHGGRSEELMGKALQGRRHQVVLMTKVCSHGRDKHVAMQQLEDSLRRLKTDYLDLWQIHEVVYEDDPDRHFAPNGATEALLEAKQQGKVRFIGFTGHKHPQIHLKMLAHDFPFDTCQMPLNVFDGTYRSFEHEVLPLLNQRGIAALGMKSLTGNAEPIKQGIVTPQEAIRYVLSLPIASLVSGIDSPDVLKQNLDIARRFTPMTVAEMEGLRQKVARYAHDGRYELFKSTNRYDGGIGRAQHGIS
- a CDS encoding DUF4124 domain-containing protein → MLLSRRSVTPAALLFWLSAAPLTPPSASATIYTYIDESGVQVFTNQLHSIPARYRNQLTMHEFDEPLEATQEPVHPANIVAPTADGKDHRGDPDKRAAAARPTPEDEMEPAREQAMSGDQQAAALGSQAWTSWTYPTLGFYSYPWFGVPGINGLLLQPQRLSPHRHLPPARQTIPGPTSPPPLLNTQGQPAKVGDVVVMPKLPQPQLHPNHFWRPSPPNIQSAPSIPSPNHSVSPQRYGDQRSLGGGNRAAKGR
- a CDS encoding Eco57I restriction-modification methylase domain-containing protein, whose amino-acid sequence is MAHNQLRPAATTQGIQLQLIAPLHQPASAAVIGSKGVVYTKRWVVELLLNLSGYCSDQNLVDTLAIEPACGDGAFLGPMVERLLQSCRNLGRPLSECRTSLAAYELNETSAARSRALIRNILVRHGAQLSLASYLADTWVFTRDYLLETSHQQADFIIGNPPYVRLEDIPEEIASVYRNAYPTMRGRADLYVAFFEAALRQLKPNGTCAFICADRWMRNQYGAELRKLISSAYSIDLLVSMHNANAFDDEVDAYPAITVIRRTTQRSTIVASAGQEAETIQPCQLATALQGEGSFPLPSSIHRAVVHTWFKGSVPWPCHSPEQLALLRQMEERFPALEMSTKVGIGVATGNDHVYITTNDSLVESSRLLKLAVAKDLAGGRLRWSGHYLVNPWGENGLVDLIDYPKLRAYYERHATELKRRHTAEKNPTGWYKTIDRVHPSLTQKHKLFIPDIKNRLEPVLDQGETYPHHNLYFIESEEWDLEVLGGLLLSKVVQFFVESYGVRMRGGYLRFQAQYLRRIRVPDPKTLSKAQVDELREAFCHRDRERATLMACEIYGISPLKMEAALGH